In Mytilus edulis chromosome 13, xbMytEdul2.2, whole genome shotgun sequence, a single window of DNA contains:
- the LOC139501828 gene encoding uncharacterized protein isoform X2: protein MEYMKVLLCMFSGMPDPEYNIESKDPDYNRIKSMLPEEGSVHLHSALGYRGYMIFIMPPGKKKIKERLSMIEVPRGYNPDLENLLFNKGEFDEELRNMVYGDQDPRSGQDPRSGFDQESKRHLHRDI from the exons ATGGAATATATGAAAGTATTGTTGTGTATGTTTTCTGGAATGCCAGATCCTGAATATAATATTGAAAGTAAAGATCCTGATTACAATAGAATCAAATCCATGTTACCAGAGGAAGGTAGTGTCCATCTACAttctg CTCTTGGATATCGAGGTTATATGATTTTTATCATGCCACCtggtaaaaagaaaataaaggaacGCTTGTCTATGATTGAAGTTCCGCGTGGATATAATCCAGATCTTGAAAACTTGCTGTTTAACAAGGGTGAATTTGATGAGGAATTAAGGAATATGGTATATGGTGATCAAGATCCAAGATCGGGCCAAGATCCAAGATCGGGATTCGACCAGGAGTCAAAGAGACACTTACATAGAGACATATAG
- the LOC139501828 gene encoding uncharacterized protein isoform X1 produces MLEMEYMKVLLCMFSGMPDPEYNIESKDPDYNRIKSMLPEEGSVHLHSALGYRGYMIFIMPPGKKKIKERLSMIEVPRGYNPDLENLLFNKGEFDEELRNMVYGDQDPRSGQDPRSGFDQESKRHLHRDI; encoded by the exons ATGCTAG AAATGGAATATATGAAAGTATTGTTGTGTATGTTTTCTGGAATGCCAGATCCTGAATATAATATTGAAAGTAAAGATCCTGATTACAATAGAATCAAATCCATGTTACCAGAGGAAGGTAGTGTCCATCTACAttctg CTCTTGGATATCGAGGTTATATGATTTTTATCATGCCACCtggtaaaaagaaaataaaggaacGCTTGTCTATGATTGAAGTTCCGCGTGGATATAATCCAGATCTTGAAAACTTGCTGTTTAACAAGGGTGAATTTGATGAGGAATTAAGGAATATGGTATATGGTGATCAAGATCCAAGATCGGGCCAAGATCCAAGATCGGGATTCGACCAGGAGTCAAAGAGACACTTACATAGAGACATATAG